A window of Roseiflexus castenholzii DSM 13941 genomic DNA:
TCTGCCCCCTATGCTGCAACAATGCATGAGTTGCCGTTAACCCCGCTGCGCTGAGACCAACCAGCGAAGTGGTCAGGAACGTCCGGCGATTCATGATGGATGACCTCCAACAAAAGATCAGGGATCCTGGGAAGCGCATGCCGCGATGCAGAGCAGATAGCATACGAAATACGCTTCTGGCATTTCAGCCAGCGGAAGGCATGCAATAGCGCAGATGGTTCCGCAATTGGCGCCCATAGCAGACCTCAGATTGCTTCTCCCGACTCATGTGACAGATCACGCCCGAAAATCAGTCTGTCCAGCGGCTCGCCAGCGAGGGCGCGCTTCATGATTCTGATTTTCTGATCGACGGAAAATTGCGGAGCGTCTGCAGGAAGCAGCTGCGTTCCTTTGCGAATCGTCGTATATCCGTTCAGGAAGGTGATTTCCTGCTCCACAACGACTGCTTTCATGTCACCTTTGCGTTCGCCGCGTGAGGTTGTGGTTCTGATCCGCTGCGGAATCTGGTCGGGCGTCAGCGACGGCGGCACGCCCTGGGCAGTGATGTCAATGGTCGACTCCTGCCCGTCGGCGCTCGTATGCACGTCACCCATCGCGCTCCAGATCGTCTCCACCCCGTTCTGATACCGGCAACGCACCATCATGCGGAACTCATACCCATCGGCGCGATTGGTCTGCGTGTAATCGAGCAGCTCAAACCCGGCAACACGAGATGGCCACATCGCTTACCTCCTCCTTAGTCTACAGGCCATCCAGGATGCCCAGGCGTTCGGTTCGCTTGGAGAAACGAGCGATGGGCATCGGCAGTATGGCACGAATGATCGCATATTGGCATCAGTGTGCAACGCTGCCGAACAATCCTCAGTATACTATGCCCGGCCACAAGTGAACAAGTTACCGAGCACAACCATTGCTATGACGCTGGCGCGGACCACGCCAGCTTCCTCCTGGATCGCGCGCCGGAAGAGATGGCGCGTTGCGCGCGTGGCGCGACGCAGCAGCGAAAGGGGCAGGTCTGCGACATGTTCCTCCAGAGGCGGTCAGATGGATGCCCCGTGCGGCGCAGCCAGCAGTTCCCGCCGTCCCCAGGAGTACAGGATGGCGGCACTGCGTCCCGGCAGCCGCAGTTTGCGGTACACCTCCGTCCCAGGTTGGCGATGCGGCGCGCCGACAGGCGCAGGTCCTGCGCGATCTGTTGGTTGGTCCGTCCGTGGGCGATGGCGCGCAAGACCGCGCGCTCAGCAGGCGTCAGCGGCGAAGCGTGCGGCGGGGTCAGACGGGCGCGGCGACCGGCGGCCGCGTCGATCAGCGCGCGCTCGAGCGCCGGGAGACGGCACTGACTCGCCAGCAGGATCGCCGAGCGGAACTCCCACAGGTCGCCCCGGTACTCCGGGCAGGGGTTGTGCGTGACGACCACCACTTGACGGTGCGCCAGCGCTGCGGCGGGGAGCGTGCGCAGCGCATAGCCGAAGGGCGCGTCCAGCATTGCCAGCAGCGGCGCGTCGGGGTCGTGGCGCCAGCCGCGTTGTTGCAGCAAGGTGAGGAGCGCCTGTTGCAGGTCGGGGATGTCGCATCGGAGCACAACGTCCATTGCCGGCGTCGACGAAGGATAGACTGCGTCATGATGCCCCATAATGCGATGCTCTGTAGAGATGCATATAGCTCACGGGAGCAGATGCACTGCCGTGAGCAGGCTCCTTCTTCCTGATTGTGTCGTGCGATTTATGCTGCCTCCTGGCTAGCGTGTGAGTCGCCAGGACGACGTCTGATTGTCCATCACGCCCATCGAACCGCAATACGTGTTACAGTCAAGAACAGCGCCAGTCCATGCAGTATGTTCGTAATGATAGAAATGGTTGCATCCGCCAAAAGCCTGTGCTGATGAGACCCGATCATCCCAGCCCGGTTCCATTGATGGGTTTCCATAACTCGAGCCATCGCTACAACCGGGAGTATGTGAAGTAACGCGAATGATTGAGCCGCCTCCTCGGTTCGCCCCATCCCATTGAATGCCTATCACGGTATTGGAGGAAGTTGATAGCAGCATCTGTGTGATGTCCTCTGGTGAGGCGGTCGACGGCGCTTGCACTGCACCGCCTGTTGCGATGGCGAGCGCCTCAGCAAAGGTGGCGAAACACCCAAGGCTCACAGACTCAGATTGTGTTTGAGCCTCGTGAAGCGGGGCGACATGCACGACACAATGGTGCTGATTGCCAGGCGTCGGCGGCGCCGTCGATTGCGCGTATATGCCCGATGCCATAATCGTTGATGCTATCAAGGCGAGAGTGATGACAACTATCTTGATCGTCGGTCGTTTGAACATAGTTTCATCTCCTGTATGAGAACTTGTTGGATTGTGCGAACTTCCAGCGTAAACTGTTGTCCGGCGCGACTCAATCGCGCACATCGGGTCGCCGACAAGATAAGTGTTCAGCAACGCGACTCTCGCCGAAAACCCCGCAGCAGAGCCAGGTGCTCTGTTGCGGGGTATCACGACAGGTCTTTAGCGAAGCGACTCTGCCACCTGGAGCAGTTGCCCTTTATCAAGACCCAGTCCGTAGGCTGACAAGGTGTAGGTCAATCCATCCTCATGCCACGAGAGCCAGGCGGAATCGATCGAATCATCCCAGCGTAAGTCGCCAAGCGTTTCCTGAGGATCTCCCTGACCATCGCTCCGCCAGCCGCCTCGAACATACGTCGCTTCCTGCCCGTTCACCAGCACCGATTGGGCGCGCGAGCGAGGCAGCAGAAACGGGGCAACGTTCGGTCCAGACACAATTTCGAGGTTCATCTGCGCTGAAGCGGCGTCCGGTGCGCTGACAGACCGATAGGTGAGGAGCGCCGCAATCCTCAGTTCCGCAATCTGCGCGGATGTCGATACTGTCGTGCGATCCACTCGAACGCCTGCCAGTGATACGCCCTCGGGCAGCCAGGCTGGAGTACGAATAGAGAACGGAACCTGTTGTTGCGCTTCCGCGAGGCTGAGCAGCGACGGCGTTGGCGGAGCGGTTGGCTCGACGTGTGTCGTGGTAAGCGTGGATTGGCTCTGCATCGTATCAACGAACGCCAGCCCGAAGCGCTGAAGGATCGCAGCGACTGCGGCGTGCGTCACGGGTGCGCCGATCAATACTCCTATCAGCAGCACAACAATGGCCAGACCGATTAACCGGGGTGTCATAGACGCGGCGGCAAATCCTCCCGGTGAGACGCGGCGAGGCTGTGCAGAACGCTGGCAGCGCTCCGCCGCATGCACGCGGGCAAGCCGGGCGTGTATCGCTGGCCACGGATGCAGGTCATCCGGTATTGCCTGTGCTGCAATCTCCTCCAGGAGACGCCGAACAGGCTGTCGCCTGTCGATCACGGTATGTTCCACTGGACGCTGTCGCCTGTTCATCGCTTTATCTCCTTGTCATCATAAAAATAGTTATGCAACCGTCATTTGTCCGCTTCTGAGCGTGTCGTCAGCGGGTGAAGCGGAGCGAGGATCCCGCGGAGTCGTTCTCGTGCTGCGTGCAGACGCGACTTGATCGTCCCTGGCGGGCAATCCATGCTGTTGGCCATCTCGGCTTCGCTCAACCCAAGGTAGTAACGCTGCACAATCAACGCTCGCTGAATGGGCGAGAGTGCGAGTAGCGCAGCACGAACAGCCTCGCGCGTTTCAGCCTGTTCCGCATCCGTATCAGGACCTGCGTGCGGGTCAGCCAGGCGTTCAAGCAGCGCGCTCGCCTCATCCCCGGTCATCCGCTCGAGCGAAATGCGCCGCGTCTGACGGGAGGCTGCTTTGACCGCGTCGTTGACAACGCTGCGTAGAAACCAGGGACCGAACGGGCGCCTGGCGTCAAACTGGTCAATCCGCTCGTATGCTCGCAGAAAGGCGCTTTGTACAATGTCCTCAGCAAGATCGCGGTCGTGAGCGACAAGGTAGGCTGCGCGGACTGCTCGCACGTAATAGGCCCGGACCAGCGCTTCCAATCCGCTGATATCGCCACGCTGAAGCCTGGCGATCGCTTCCCGTTCATCCATATCCATCCTTTCTGCACGGTAAGTGTAAGAGCGCGCTCTGGATGTAGTATCCCTGAGGTGACCTGAAGGTTCGTTTCCGGGATGGAAGGGTGCTTCGCCTGCGATCTCTACCAGGAGATGAAGAGATGGCGCGTTGCGCGCGTGGCGCGACGCAGCAGCGAAAGGGGCAGGTCTGCGACATGTTCCTCCAGAGGCGGTCAGATGGATGCCCCGTGCGGCGCAGCCAGCAGTTCCCGCCGTCCCCAGGAGTACAGGATGGCGGCACTGCGTCCCGGCAGCCGCAGTTTGCGGTACACCTCCGTCCCAGGTTGGCGATGCGGCGCGCCGACAGGCGCAGGTCCTGCGCGATCTGTTGGTTGGTCCGTCCGTGGGCGATGGCGCGCAAGACCGCGCGCTCAGCAGGCGTCAGCGGCGAAGCGTGCGGCGGGGTCAGACGGGCGCGGCGACCGGCGGCCGCGTCGATCAGCGCGCGCTCGAGCGCCGGGAGACGGCACTGACTCGCCCGCAGGATCGCCGGTCGGAACTCCCACAGGTCGTCCCAGTACTCCGGGCAGGGGTTGTGCGTGACGACCACCACTTGACGGTGCGCCAGCGCTGCGGCGGGGAGCGTGCGCAGCGCATAGCCGAAGGGCGCGTCCAGCATTGCCAGCAGCGGCGCGTCGGGGTTGTGGCGCCAGCCGCGTTGCTGCAGCAAGGTGAGGAGCGCCTGTTGCAGGTCGGGGATGCCGCACCGGAGCGCAACGTCCATTGCCGGCGCAGACGAAGGATGACTGAAACATACCGTCAGGACAGAAACCACAGCAACGTGACGAAGAGAGATGTCATACTCAGCACGACAGCGGACGCAGCATACCGGGATGAGGCGATAAACGCGCGCGATGATGTTATCACTATCGATCCTGACACACAAGTGGACAGCAGCAGACCGATCCAGAAGACGTAGAAGCCCTTCCTTTCGTGCAACGCATAGGTAAGCGCTAGTGTGATCGACTGGATCAGGCATGCCAGCGCTGCAAGTCCGAAGTACGCCTTATCACGGGTGATCATCACAAGCCTCCTTTCCACGAGAACATCCGTTTCGTACACTCTATAGCAGGACGTTGAGTCACATCTGTTGCTGCTATTTGAGATACAGATTGAGATGCTGGCGGACAGAGTCGACTCCTCCGGCTAATCCCGCTCCGCTGTCTCCAAGGCAGAGGTATACGTCGGCGCTTGCAATGTTTCCGCGTCCGCTCATGCCTCCGAGCGTCACCTGATAGTATGATAGCATTGCATCAACCAGTGTGACGCCCGCAAAGTTTCTCAAGCGCCAGGCGGCGCATCATGGGTATACGCATAAGCGTCTCCTTTCGTGACTATCCTGTATCATTCCCTTCTGATCCTGGCACGGCGCTATCGGGGCGTCTATCGGGGAACTACCCTTAATCGAGGAGAGTCTTTGCGTGCGGGGAAGGAGTGCAGACGACGGGATTGGCGCGATCTGCGCCTCCTATCCGCGCAATGGGATGCGGAACCGTTCGAGGAGCTGCGCCTCATCAGTCAACACCCGAACGTCGAACGGAAGCGGGTCCGCCGCGACCGTCAAGAGAAACCCGCGATCGTGCACCACCGGCGCCATCTCGCGTCCGTCGCGCAGCCGGATGGACAGCGCCGCCGCGCGCGGATCGACCAGACGCCCGGCGATCACCCAAACGTGATACGGAGCGTCGATGAGATCAACGCCGCCTATGCGATACAGGTCATCGGACGAGCGAGAGAACGATGATGCGTACCCGTTCAGCGAGCGCAATCGCCTCCTGAAGGGTCGCCAAATCGGGCCAGAAGTCGGGATCATACCGCATCTGCACGGCGTAAGGGGTCAACTGCGTCAGCTCGACCTCCATAAAGTCAACCGTCGGGTAGAGCGCTTTGCAACGGTGCGCTAACTCTTCGAGGTTATGCGTGAAGGGAATTGGCTGTCCGGCAAACGCCAACAATCCTTTGAGATACTTTTCCGCTGCCTGCTGCGCGTGAAAACAGGCCGTGTCATAGGGACCGTTACTCGTTGCGATCAGGCGTGCAGCAGCCAGATCGCTATCGCCTTTGCGCAACCAGCCGCGCGCCAGATCAAGGACATCGCTCATACAGGACCCTTCCCTCGCGCAGCGCGGTCGTAATGAATGCGTGTGGAACGTTCGCCCACTGTGCCACCTCATCGGGCGTCCAGACGACAACATCTTTTGCGGGAAACAATCCGATCAACGCGCTCAGGTAACGTGCTGATCGCCTGTAGCGCGGCAGGCGGGACTCTTCGATGATGAGCAGATCAATGTCGCTATCAGAGCGGGCATCGCCCCGCGCGCGCGATCCGAACAGAATAATTTTGATCGGATCGCCGACAGCGCAGATCCGCGCCACGATTTCCCGCAACAGCGCATCAGTCACCGGGGGATATGTCTGCGGATACTGGACGATCATATACGCTTTCAGAAATAAACACGACCCTGCAAGGGCGCCCTTTCCGAAGAAATTATAGACGACCGGCGCCATGTTCTGCAATCATCAGGCAAAGACCGCGAGTCGGGCAGGTTCCCGTACCAAAACTCTTGAGGTCGGATGAAGGGCGCATAGCCGAAGGGCGCGTCCAGCATTGCCAGCAGCGGCGCGTCGGGGTTGTGGCGCCAGCCGCGTTGCTGCAGCAAGGTGAGGAGCGCCTGTTGCAGGTCGGGGATGCCGCACCGGAGCGCAGCGTCCATTGCCGGCGCAGACGAAGGATGACTGAAACATACCGTCAGGACAGAAACCACAGCAACGTGACGAAGAGAGATGTCATACTCAGCACGACAGCGGACGCAGCATACCGGGATGAGGCGATAAACGCGCGCGATGATGTTATCACTATCGATCCTGACACACAAGTGGACAGCAGCAGACCGATCCAGAAGACGTAGAAGCCCTTCCTTTCGTGCAACGCATAGGTAAGCGCTAGTGTGATCGACTGGATCAGGCATGCCAGCGCTGCAAGTCCGAAGTACGCCTTATCACGGGTGATCATCACAAGCCTCCTTTCCACGAGAACATCCGTTTCGTACACTCTATAGCAGGACGTTGAGTCACATCTGTTGCTGCTATTTGAGATACAGATTGAGATGCTGGCGGACAGAGTCGACTCCTCCGGCTAATCCCGCTCCGCTGTCTCCAAGGCAGAGGTATACGTCGGCGCTTGCAATGTTTCCGCGTCCGCTCATGCCTCCGAGCGTCACCTGATAGTATGATAGCATTGCATCAACCAGTGTGACGCCCGCAAAGTTTCTCAAGCGCCAGGCGGCGCATCATGGGTATACGCATAAGCGTCTCCTTTCGTGACTATCCTGTATCATTCCCTTCTGATCCTGGCACGGCGCTATCGGGGCGTCTATCGGGGAACTACCCTTAATCGAGGAGAGTCTTTGCGTGCGGGGAAGGAGTGCAGACGACGGGATTGGCGCGATCTGCGCCTCCTATCCGCGCAATGGGATGCGGAACCGTTCGAGGAGCTGCGCCTCATCAGTCAACACCCGAACGTCGAACGGAAGCGGGTCCGCCGCGACCGTCAAGAGAAACCCGCGATCGTGCACCACCGGCGCCATCTCGCGTCCGTCGCGCAGCCGGATGGACAGCGCCGCCGCGCGCGGATCGACTAGACGCCCGGCGATCACCCACCACCCACAGAAGACCCCGGTGTGCAGGTCAATTGTGCGGTTGGGTGAGGGTGTTCCCTCCGTCGTCTGGATTCTCAGGACGGACCATTGATTGGCGATAAAGGGAGCGACAAGCGCGAAGCCTATCACCGTGACGCGGCGCAGCCATGTCCGCGTCTGACCGGCGAGCGCCACAATCTTGCTCTGCCCCCAACTATCCACTTCTCCTAGCACGGACACCGGATCACGCGACCAGAGCGGCACTATGACTCGCGCACGCAGTTGAGCGCGAAAGCGCGTTACAGCGGTGCTGACCCACGGCGGGTGACCGTCGGAATCTGGCGGAATGTGACCAGGCGGCTGGTCTGTCCAGGCGGATGGAACCTGCTCCGGAACGCGGAACTGCTCGAGAATCTGCGTATCGCCAGTCAGCACGCGCACCTCGATCGGGAGGGGAAAGGCGTCGGCAAGGAGCAGAAAGCCGTGATCGCGCATCACCGGCGTCATCTCGCGTCCATCGCGCAGCCGGATGGACAGCGCCGTTGCGCGCGGATCAACCAGACGCCCGGCGATCACCCATTGCCCGCACACGAACAATGCGGCCATGACGGTAATCGCGCCGCCTGGTGAACGCTGTTCCGCCCCCGTCGTCGCCTCGACCAGCAGCCATCCTCCTGGCTGCCGGTCCGACGGGGTCAGCAGCGCCACGCCGCATAGAGGCGCCGCGTCGCCCTCCGGCTCCGTCCCAAACCAGAGGGCGACAAGCACGCTCCGTCCGGGACCGGGAATCTCCAGCGCCTGCACTGGAGCGCGTAGCGGCAGCGCAGCGCGGGTGCGCATATGGTCAATGATGATGCGAATGCGTTCGTTCATAGTTAACATTCGTTCTAATCGACATACTGCGTATCTTCCGGCTGGAGACCGTAACATTCGGTTCCATCACCAAGAACGACTCGTAATCGGGATAAAACACCTTTGTATGTACCAGCACCCCAATCAGCCACAGATCGCCACTCTGTTCGTCCCCATGAGGTGCTGATTCGATGATCAACGCCAGAATCCCGCGTCTTTTCGTAGAAAAAGCCGAGGAATCCCTGTTGATAGAGAATCCAGGTCCATTCTTGCTCTATCATTGACCCTCGTATTGAAGTAGCCCCATAATCGAGTCTGACCAGGAGATTTCCATCGTCATAGATGTCCATCGTTGCAGAACCACAGTTGCCGACTCGGGTATCCTGCGGACTTGTTCCATCAGATCGACTCTGTTGATATATCAGAAGCGCTTCATCATAAGAATTAGCCGTAACCAGTGGCATAACGACGTGAACATGCGGGATGCTCTCGCCAACCCGGACCGTCCGTTGTTCCCCGTTGATTGGAACCGTCACGGTTGGCTCAGGCTGCGGTGATTGGGCGACTGCCGGGGCAGGAACGACGAGGAGCAGCGAGACGATCAGCGCCATCAGCGCCAGGCGGCGCAGCATGGGTATACGCATAAGCGTCTCCTTTCGTGACTATCCTGTATCATTCCCTTCTGATTCTAGCACGGCGCTATCGGGGCGTCTATCGGGGAACTACCCTTAATCGAGGAGAGTCTTTGCGTGCGGGGAAGGAGTGCAGACGACGGGATTGGCGCGATCTGCGCCTCCTATCCGCGCAATGGGATGCGGAACCGTTCGAGGAGCTGCGCCTCATCAGTCAACACCCGAACGTCGAACGGAAGCGGGTCCGCCGCGACCGTCAAGAGAAACCCGCGATCGTGCACCACCGGCGCCATCTCGCGTCCGTCGCGCAGCCGGATGGACAGCGCCGCCGCGCGCGGATCGACCAGACGCCCGGCGGCGGAAGCGGGAACGGCGGCAGAGGCGCTGGCGCGTCTGGCAGCCGAGCGTCCGGCAGTGGCGGTAATCGACGTCCAGTTGGGCGACGGCTGCGGGATCGACCTTGGGCGCCGCATCGTGGCGCAGACGCCGTGCGCAGTGGTGCTGCTGACCGCGTTCGACTGGGATGTCTATCTGGTGCAGGCATGGGAGGCGGGCGCGGCGGCGTTTATCGCCAAGAGCGCTGAGACCGAGGCGCTGGTCGCGGCGATCTGGAAAGCGGCTGACGGCGAACGCGCCTTCAGCGACGCGCAGCGGGCGCGCATCGCCGCCTGGCGGCGCGACGTAGCAGGGCGCCTGGCGCTGCTGAGCGAC
This region includes:
- a CDS encoding LuxR C-terminal-related transcriptional regulator — its product is MGHHDAVYPSSTPAMDVVLRCDIPDLQQALLTLLQQRGWRHDPDAPLLAMLDAPFGYALRTLPAAALAHRQVVVVTHNPCPEYRGDLWEFRSAILLASQCRLPALERALIDAAAGRRARLTPPHASPLTPAERAVLRAIAHGRTNQQIAQDLRLSARRIANLGRRCTANCGCRDAVPPSCTPGDGGNCWLRRTGHPSDRLWRNMSQTCPFRCCVAPRAQRAISSGARSRRKLAWSAPAS
- a CDS encoding RNA polymerase sigma factor, with translation MDEREAIARLQRGDISGLEALVRAYYVRAVRAAYLVAHDRDLAEDIVQSAFLRAYERIDQFDARRPFGPWFLRSVVNDAVKAASRQTRRISLERMTGDEASALLERLADPHAGPDTDAEQAETREAVRAALLALSPIQRALIVQRYYLGLSEAEMANSMDCPPGTIKSRLHAARERLRGILAPLHPLTTRSEADK
- a CDS encoding LuxR C-terminal-related transcriptional regulator codes for the protein MDVALRCGIPDLQQALLTLLQQRGWRHNPDAPLLAMLDAPFGYALRTLPAAALAHRQVVVVTHNPCPEYWDDLWEFRPAILRASQCRLPALERALIDAAAGRRARLTPPHASPLTPAERAVLRAIAHGRTNQQIAQDLRLSARRIANLGRRCTANCGCRDAVPPSCTPGDGGNCWLRRTGHPSDRLWRNMSQTCPFRCCVAPRAQRAISSSPGRDRRRSTLPSRKRTFRSPQGYYIQSALLHLPCRKDGYG
- a CDS encoding HEPN domain-containing protein, whose translation is MSDVLDLARGWLRKGDSDLAAARLIATSNGPYDTACFHAQQAAEKYLKGLLAFAGQPIPFTHNLEELAHRCKALYPTVDFMEVELTQLTPYAVQMRYDPDFWPDLATLQEAIALAERVRIIVLSLVR
- a CDS encoding nucleotidyltransferase domain-containing protein; this translates as MIVQYPQTYPPVTDALLREIVARICAVGDPIKIILFGSRARGDARSDSDIDLLIIEESRLPRYRRSARYLSALIGLFPAKDVVVWTPDEVAQWANVPHAFITTALREGRVLYERCP
- a CDS encoding response regulator transcription factor, with protein sequence MDSAAARGSTRRPAAEAGTAAEALARLAAERPAVAVIDVQLGDGCGIDLGRRIVAQTPCAVVLLTAFDWDVYLVQAWEAGAAAFIAKSAETEALVAAIWKAADGERAFSDAQRARIAAWRRDVAGRLALLSDREYAVLRLLAEGATNREIAAELGLAVKTVEAHVHGVLHKLRQSSRRAVQVWAQQHRIIAYGRPDAQQSRSSE